A genomic segment from Streptomyces antibioticus encodes:
- a CDS encoding DUF6716 putative glycosyltransferase — MPASTAHPPRIAVLADSDTRWKWGALTAARIAPSMEAGPRPDAQVAPALDGFLLRGRATPTPRQLAEVGVRADSLREVTAVEFLNAVARTSYDIVVLALVGGGVQAVLHGLKRIAEGGGARPVVVTGYVGVVYEKLADGLLLRHGADLVLANSRQDAERFRAVYEGVGADASAVTEVALPFLGGAPYTGEHDPYTVVFAAQPSVPESRKDRAHLLERLVRHARLHPEREVLLKLRSKPGEHTTHIEELPYQKLVQKLDTPPNFRLVYGNMGEVLDRTDLMVTVSSTAALESLHRRIPTVVLTDLGVRETLGNHHFVGSGCLASWDQLDAGHRPVPDEEWVSRQGVASDGSYATAFDPARERIAKLLARPGGPPPLTPYYTPATAPGYLPGILARHHLAPDGSPLPGAPAADQAPGPVRQIVRRAARGAYRHGVQRVAPVIRRMGEL, encoded by the coding sequence GTGCCAGCAAGTACTGCCCATCCCCCGCGGATCGCCGTTCTCGCGGACTCCGACACCCGCTGGAAATGGGGTGCGCTGACCGCGGCGAGGATCGCGCCGTCCATGGAAGCCGGACCGCGCCCCGACGCGCAAGTCGCCCCGGCCCTCGACGGGTTCCTGCTGCGCGGCCGCGCCACCCCCACGCCGCGCCAGCTCGCCGAGGTCGGCGTGCGCGCCGACTCGCTGCGCGAGGTGACCGCCGTCGAGTTCCTGAACGCCGTCGCGCGCACCTCGTACGACATCGTCGTCCTCGCCCTCGTCGGCGGCGGCGTCCAGGCGGTGCTGCACGGGCTCAAGCGGATCGCGGAGGGCGGCGGCGCGCGGCCCGTCGTCGTCACCGGCTATGTCGGTGTCGTCTACGAGAAGCTCGCCGACGGCCTGCTGCTGCGGCACGGCGCCGATCTGGTCCTCGCCAACTCCCGCCAGGACGCCGAGCGGTTCCGCGCGGTCTACGAGGGGGTGGGCGCCGACGCCTCCGCGGTGACCGAGGTCGCCCTGCCCTTCCTGGGCGGCGCCCCCTACACCGGGGAGCACGACCCCTACACGGTCGTCTTCGCCGCCCAGCCCTCCGTCCCGGAGAGCCGCAAGGACCGCGCCCACCTGCTCGAACGGCTCGTCCGGCACGCCCGGCTGCACCCCGAGCGCGAGGTGCTGCTCAAGCTGCGCTCCAAGCCCGGCGAACACACCACCCACATCGAGGAGCTGCCCTACCAGAAGCTCGTGCAGAAGCTGGACACACCGCCCAACTTCCGCCTGGTGTACGGCAACATGGGCGAGGTCCTCGACCGCACCGACCTGATGGTCACGGTCAGCTCCACGGCCGCGCTGGAGTCCCTGCACCGCCGGATCCCCACCGTCGTCCTCACCGACCTCGGGGTGCGCGAGACCCTCGGCAACCACCACTTCGTCGGCTCCGGCTGCCTCGCCTCCTGGGACCAGCTCGACGCCGGACACCGGCCGGTGCCCGACGAGGAGTGGGTGTCCCGGCAGGGCGTGGCCAGCGACGGAAGCTACGCCACCGCCTTCGACCCGGCCCGCGAGCGCATCGCGAAGCTGCTCGCCCGGCCCGGCGGACCGCCGCCCCTCACGCCCTACTACACACCCGCCACCGCCCCCGGCTACCTCCCCGGCATCCTCGCCCGCCACCACCTCGCCCCCGACGGCAGCCCCCTGCCCGGCGCCCCCGCCGCCGACCAGGCCCCCGGCCCGGTCCGCCAGATAGTGCGCCGAGCGGCCCGCGGCGCCTACCGGCACGGCGTGCAACGGGTGGCACCGGTGATCCGGCGGATGGGGGAGCTGTGA
- a CDS encoding N-acylneuraminate cytidylyltransferase has product MSDDSPARVRRVLAVIPARGGSKGVPAKNLAPVGGVPLVARAVRECLAARLVTDVVVSTDDHAIAAAAREAGAEVVLRPAAIAGDTATSEAAVLHAMDAHEALHGDPVDVVLLVQCTSPFLVREDVDGVAGAIVEQGADTAVTVAPFHGFVWRDSDGTGEDGSGEGGVGVNHDASYRPRRQDRPQDFLETGAAYAMAAAGFRTHRHRFFGRTELVRTDPARVLEIDDPHELARARALAPLFDADRPGALPALGDIDAVVLDFDGTQTDDRVLIDSDGREFVAVHRGDGLGIAALRRSGLKLLILSTEQNPVVAARARKLRLPVLHGIDRKDLALKQWCEEQGIAPERVLYVGNDVNDLPCFALVGWPVAVASAHDVVRGAARAVTTLPGGDGAIREIAGWILGPSLDPLTT; this is encoded by the coding sequence ATGTCCGACGACTCACCCGCGCGCGTGCGTCGCGTCCTCGCTGTGATCCCCGCGCGCGGGGGGTCCAAGGGCGTGCCCGCGAAGAACCTCGCCCCCGTCGGCGGCGTTCCGCTGGTCGCCCGCGCCGTTCGCGAATGCCTCGCCGCCCGGCTCGTCACCGACGTGGTCGTCTCCACCGACGACCACGCCATCGCCGCCGCCGCCCGCGAGGCCGGTGCCGAGGTCGTGCTGCGGCCCGCCGCCATCGCCGGCGACACCGCCACCTCCGAGGCGGCCGTCCTGCACGCCATGGACGCCCACGAGGCGCTGCACGGCGACCCGGTCGACGTCGTCCTGCTCGTCCAGTGCACCAGCCCCTTCCTGGTCCGCGAGGACGTCGACGGGGTGGCCGGCGCCATCGTCGAACAGGGCGCGGACACCGCCGTGACCGTCGCCCCCTTCCACGGCTTCGTCTGGCGCGACTCGGACGGGACCGGGGAGGACGGGTCCGGCGAGGGCGGCGTCGGCGTCAACCACGACGCGTCCTACCGCCCCCGCCGCCAGGACCGCCCCCAGGACTTCCTGGAGACCGGCGCCGCCTACGCCATGGCCGCGGCCGGCTTCCGCACCCACCGGCACCGCTTCTTCGGCCGTACCGAACTCGTGCGCACCGACCCCGCGCGCGTCCTGGAGATCGACGACCCGCACGAGCTGGCCCGCGCCCGCGCCCTCGCCCCGCTCTTCGACGCGGACCGGCCCGGCGCCCTGCCCGCCCTCGGCGACATCGACGCCGTCGTCCTCGACTTCGACGGCACCCAGACCGACGACCGGGTGCTGATCGACTCCGACGGACGGGAGTTCGTCGCCGTCCACCGCGGAGACGGACTCGGCATCGCGGCCCTGCGCAGGTCGGGCCTGAAGCTGCTGATCCTCTCCACCGAACAGAACCCCGTGGTCGCCGCCCGCGCCCGGAAGCTCCGGCTGCCGGTCCTGCACGGCATCGACCGCAAGGACCTCGCACTCAAGCAGTGGTGCGAGGAACAGGGCATCGCGCCGGAGCGCGTGCTCTACGTCGGCAACGACGTCAACGACCTCCCCTGCTTCGCCCTCGTGGGCTGGCCGGTGGCGGTCGCGAGCGCCCACGACGTCGTACGCGGCGCCGCACGCGCGGTCACCACCCTCCCCGGCGGCGACGGCGCGATCCGGGAGATCGCCGGCTGGATCCTCGGACCTTCTCTCGACCCCCTCACCACGTAA
- a CDS encoding N-acetylneuraminate synthase family protein, with product MSTNSRLRSFGSREVGPGRPVYICGEIGINHNGELENAFKLIDAAAEAGCDAVKFQKRTPEICTPRDQWDIERDTPWGRMTYIDYRHRVEFGEDEYRQIDDYCKEKGIDWFASPWDTEAVAFLEKFDVPAHKVASASLTDDELLRALRSTGRAVILSTGMSTPRQIRHAVEVLGSDNIVMCHATSTYPAKAEELNLRVINTLEKEYPNVPIGYSGHETGLQTTLAAVALGAVFVERHITLDRAMWGSDQAASVEPQGLTRLVRDIRTIEASLGDGVKKVYDSELGPMKKLRRVPGVVAEAEIAAAAGEPVAV from the coding sequence ATGAGCACCAACTCCCGTCTGCGCTCCTTCGGTTCGCGCGAGGTCGGCCCCGGCCGCCCCGTCTACATCTGCGGCGAGATCGGCATCAACCACAACGGCGAGCTGGAGAACGCCTTCAAGCTCATCGACGCGGCCGCCGAGGCCGGCTGCGACGCCGTGAAGTTCCAGAAGCGCACCCCCGAGATCTGCACCCCGCGCGACCAGTGGGACATCGAGCGCGACACGCCGTGGGGCCGGATGACGTACATCGACTACCGCCACCGCGTGGAGTTCGGCGAGGACGAGTACCGGCAGATCGATGACTACTGCAAGGAGAAGGGGATCGACTGGTTCGCCTCCCCGTGGGACACCGAGGCCGTCGCCTTCCTGGAGAAGTTCGACGTCCCCGCCCACAAGGTGGCCTCCGCCTCCCTCACCGACGACGAGCTGCTGCGCGCCCTGCGCTCCACCGGCCGCGCGGTCATCCTCTCCACCGGCATGTCGACGCCCCGTCAGATCCGGCACGCCGTCGAGGTCCTGGGCTCGGACAACATCGTCATGTGCCACGCCACCTCGACCTACCCGGCCAAGGCCGAGGAGCTGAACCTCCGCGTGATCAACACGCTGGAGAAGGAGTACCCGAACGTCCCGATCGGCTACTCCGGCCACGAGACCGGCCTGCAGACCACGCTCGCCGCCGTCGCCCTCGGCGCCGTCTTCGTCGAGCGGCACATCACCCTCGACCGCGCGATGTGGGGCTCCGACCAGGCCGCCTCCGTCGAACCGCAGGGCCTCACCCGCCTCGTCCGCGACATCCGCACCATCGAGGCGTCCCTCGGCGACGGCGTCAAGAAGGTCTACGACTCCGAGCTGGGCCCCATGAAGAAGCTGCGCCGTGTGCCCGGCGTCGTCGCGGAGGCGGAGATCGCCGCGGCGGCGGGCGAGCCGGTCGCCGTCTGA
- a CDS encoding class I SAM-dependent DNA methyltransferase: MSDLDGEFLRATRDSYDAIAEAYAAEFPDVVGRPPLDRAVLSAFAESVRARGGTEPVADVGCGPGQVTALLDSLGVPVFGVDVSPRMVALAGRAHPGLRFHVGSMTRLGLPDRSLGGVLALYSLIHVPDSHLPLVFGEFRRVLADGGQLLLAFQTGHGEREHLAERFGREISLDYHWRDPEAVAGLLVDAGFEIRARMVLEPDDGAKRPRAFLFARTPDARR; this comes from the coding sequence ATGAGCGATCTCGACGGCGAGTTCCTTCGGGCGACACGGGATTCCTACGACGCCATAGCCGAGGCGTACGCGGCGGAGTTCCCCGATGTGGTCGGGCGGCCGCCGCTGGACAGAGCCGTGCTGTCCGCGTTCGCCGAGTCGGTCAGGGCGCGGGGCGGAACCGAACCCGTGGCCGACGTGGGATGCGGGCCCGGGCAGGTGACCGCGCTGCTGGACTCGCTCGGGGTGCCGGTGTTCGGGGTGGACGTCTCCCCGCGGATGGTGGCGCTGGCCGGGCGGGCGCATCCGGGGCTGCGGTTCCACGTGGGTTCGATGACCCGGCTGGGGCTGCCGGACCGCTCCCTCGGCGGGGTGCTCGCGCTGTACTCCCTGATCCATGTGCCGGACTCCCATCTCCCGCTGGTGTTCGGGGAGTTCCGGCGGGTGCTGGCCGACGGCGGGCAGTTGCTGCTCGCCTTCCAGACCGGGCACGGCGAGCGGGAGCATCTCGCCGAGCGGTTCGGCCGGGAGATCTCGCTCGACTACCACTGGCGGGACCCGGAGGCCGTGGCCGGGCTGCTGGTGGACGCGGGCTTCGAGATCCGGGCGCGGATGGTCCTCGAACCGGACGACGGGGCCAAGCGGCCCCGCGCCTTCCTGTTCGCCCGCACCCCGGACGCCCGGAGGTAG
- a CDS encoding DUF397 domain-containing protein — MNRDDLTWFKSSHSGGEGGDCLEVAFSWRTSSYSDGEGGQCVEVAVCAAVVHVRDSKAPGGPRLDLSPGVWGDFVSAFMSPR, encoded by the coding sequence GTGAACAGGGACGACCTCACCTGGTTCAAGTCCAGCCACAGCGGCGGCGAGGGCGGTGACTGCCTCGAAGTCGCCTTCTCCTGGCGCACGTCGTCCTACAGCGACGGCGAGGGCGGGCAGTGTGTCGAGGTCGCCGTGTGCGCCGCCGTTGTCCATGTGCGGGACTCCAAGGCCCCCGGCGGGCCCCGGCTCGACCTCTCCCCCGGTGTTTGGGGGGACTTCGTCTCGGCGTTCATGTCACCCCGTTGA
- a CDS encoding Scr1 family TA system antitoxin-like transcriptional regulator translates to MQNLEIQVMPTGVEEHPNMDGSFNLLTPKNHAQVAYTEIQGYPRLITDREEVRKIADRYGTMRAVALPPNQSHALIEKKLEEL, encoded by the coding sequence ATGCAGAACCTCGAGATCCAGGTGATGCCGACCGGGGTGGAGGAACACCCCAATATGGACGGCTCGTTCAACCTGCTGACCCCCAAGAACCATGCGCAGGTGGCCTATACCGAGATCCAGGGGTACCCCAGGCTGATCACCGACCGGGAAGAGGTCCGGAAGATCGCCGATCGCTATGGGACGATGCGGGCTGTAGCGCTCCCGCCCAACCAGTCCCACGCGTTGATCGAAAAGAAGCTGGAGGAACTGTGA
- a CDS encoding helix-turn-helix domain-containing protein: MTVEEKERRPETPAEADGTTGLLTAVGKMLRLLRERKGLTQKEFGRLVGYGPDAVSAMERGVRTVRPEVLEAVELHHYCSCMRSSCGAC, encoded by the coding sequence ATGACGGTGGAGGAGAAGGAGCGGCGGCCGGAGACACCGGCGGAGGCCGACGGCACGACGGGGCTGCTCACGGCCGTCGGCAAGATGCTGAGACTGCTGCGCGAACGCAAGGGCCTCACCCAGAAGGAGTTCGGCCGGCTGGTGGGGTACGGCCCGGACGCCGTCTCGGCCATGGAACGAGGGGTACGGACGGTCCGGCCGGAGGTACTGGAGGCGGTGGAGCTGCATCACTACTGCAGCTGCATGCGGAGCAGTTGCGGCGCTTGCTGA
- a CDS encoding amidohydrolase yields MTSRESEAESAGEDLLPGTFPGTLPGTLPEALRAELIAFRRDMHMHPELGNQEFRTTAAIKARLEKAGLAPRVLAVGTGLICDIGTDDGTWSGDTPILAMRADIDALPIPDTKTECAYRSTVPDRAHACGHDVHTTVVLGAGLVLAELHRQGRLPRPVRLVFQPAEEVLPGGAADAIEGGALDGVGRIIAVHCDPRVDAGRIGLREGAITSACDRLEISLDGPGGHTARPHLTTDLVTAAARVVTDVPALVGRRVDTRAGLAVTWGRIESGHAPNVIPQHAELSGTVRCLDIEAWRQAPDIVVAAIDEVANLHRAKSEINYVRGVPPVVNDGAVTSLLYDAMVARRGPSSVENTEQSLGGEDFSWYLERVPGAMARLGVRPPGERTVRDLHQGDFDADEHAITVGVELFTAAALLDAATREA; encoded by the coding sequence TTGACGTCCCGAGAGTCCGAGGCCGAATCCGCCGGGGAAGACCTGCTCCCCGGAACCTTTCCCGGAACCCTCCCCGGCACCCTGCCGGAGGCCCTGCGCGCAGAGCTGATCGCGTTCCGCCGCGACATGCACATGCACCCCGAGCTGGGCAACCAGGAGTTCCGCACGACCGCGGCGATCAAGGCGCGCCTGGAGAAGGCGGGCCTCGCGCCGCGCGTCCTGGCGGTCGGGACCGGCCTCATCTGTGACATCGGGACCGACGACGGCACCTGGTCCGGGGACACCCCGATCCTCGCGATGCGCGCCGACATCGACGCGCTGCCGATCCCGGACACCAAGACCGAGTGCGCCTACCGCTCCACGGTCCCCGACCGCGCCCACGCCTGCGGCCACGACGTGCACACCACCGTCGTCCTGGGCGCCGGACTCGTCCTCGCCGAGCTGCACCGCCAGGGCCGGCTGCCGCGCCCCGTGCGGCTGGTCTTCCAGCCCGCCGAGGAGGTCCTGCCGGGCGGCGCCGCCGACGCCATCGAGGGCGGCGCGCTGGACGGCGTGGGCCGGATCATCGCCGTGCACTGCGACCCCCGGGTGGACGCCGGGCGGATCGGGCTGCGCGAGGGCGCCATCACCTCCGCCTGCGACCGGCTGGAGATCTCCCTGGACGGCCCCGGCGGCCACACCGCACGCCCGCACCTCACCACCGACCTGGTGACGGCCGCCGCCCGGGTCGTCACCGACGTGCCCGCGCTGGTCGGCCGCCGGGTGGACACCCGCGCCGGGCTCGCCGTCACCTGGGGCCGGATCGAGAGCGGCCACGCGCCCAACGTCATCCCGCAGCACGCCGAACTCTCCGGCACCGTGCGCTGCCTGGACATCGAGGCGTGGCGGCAGGCCCCGGACATCGTCGTCGCGGCCATCGACGAGGTCGCCAACCTGCACCGCGCCAAGTCCGAGATCAACTACGTGCGCGGGGTCCCGCCGGTCGTCAACGACGGCGCGGTCACCAGCCTGCTGTACGACGCGATGGTGGCCCGCCGCGGCCCGTCCTCCGTGGAGAACACCGAGCAGAGCCTGGGCGGCGAGGACTTCTCCTGGTACCTGGAGCGGGTGCCCGGCGCCATGGCCCGGCTGGGCGTCCGCCCGCCCGGCGAGCGCACCGTGCGCGATCTGCACCAGGGCGACTTCGACGCCGACGA